The genome window GTCGATACGGTCGCTATTCTTTGCGTCAATGCATTATTACTGATTGTGGCTGGACAGGTCGACCTGTTAGAAATGGTGTTTGATTATGTCCAGGAGCATGAAGATTATGAATTGGACGAAATCATTCCGATGTTTTTCTTCCTGTCCATTTCTCTGGCCATCTTCTCGGCGCGCAGAATGGCTGAGGCCTCTGTATTGGTGAAAAGGCTGAAACTGGTCTCGAATATTGATCATCTGACCGGTTTAATGAACCGACGTGCGTTCGACAACGCCCTGGAAATGGAATACGCAAGGGCCAAGCGCCTGGGCAGTGAATTGTCACTGGTGATTTTTGATATCGATAATTTCAAGTCTATCAACGATAACCTGGGGCACAGCACCGGAGACCTCTGCCTGATCGAATTTGCGCAGATCCTTAAAGATACTGTTCGCAATACCGATATGACCGCTCGTTGGGGGGGGGAGGAGTTTATCATCCTCTGTCCTGGCGATAATCTGGAGCAGGCGGAGCATTTTGCCGATCGCTTGCTTAGGGTGATCCGAACCCATAAATTCAGCATCAAACAAACGGTTACGGTCAGCATTGGTCTGACAGAACTGCGTAAAGAAGACAGCGTGAATTCGCTGATCAGTCGTGCCGATGACCTGCTCTATGCCGCCAAGTCCGCAGGAAAGGATCAGGCGATGATTGGTTGATAGAATCCTCATGTCATTCTGGCAACGACCTGTTACTGCTGACCGCTGTTCAGTGATTGCATGGTAAGGTTTACGTTTACGTAAAAGTAGCGTACAAATGTGCTAGGTCCCTACCGGGTACCGACTATCCTAAGTATTGCACCGCCCCCAAAAGGGGCAAAAGTGCCACTGTCTAAAAACAACAACGAGGCAGCTATGAGTACCGTCAACCGAGATCGGGTCGTGCATCGACCTGAATTTGTACGTGGCGATGAGCTTCAGATCCCTACCTATAAGGTGATCAAACAGGATGGAAGCCCTTATAAAGGGGCCGAAATACCGAAGTTGGAGCAAGCCAAAGCCCTGAAAATCTATAAAGCCATGGTGCGCACCCGCGTGCTGGATGAGCGCATGCTGGCCGCCCAGCGTCAGGGACGTCTAAGTTTCTATATGCAGTCGACCGGTGAGGAGGCCACCACTGTGGGGTTTGCCGCAGCCCTCGAAGACGACGATATGATCATGGCCCAATACCGGGAGCAGGGGGCCTTGGTTTATCGCGGCTTTAGCCTGGAAGAGTTTATGAATCAACTGTTCAGTAATGAGCTTGATTATGGCAAAGGGCGCCAGATGCCAATTCATTACGGCTCCTCTGACCTGCATTACATGACTATCTCTTCTCCCCTGGCAACCCAGATTCCCCAGGCAACCGGCTACGCTTACGGTCAGAAACTGGCCGGTGATAAGCGCTGTACGGTCACGGTCTTTGGGGAGGGGGCTGCTTCGGAAGGTGACTTTCACGCAGCCCTGAACATGGCAGCAGTGTTAAAAGTGCCGGTTATTTTCCTGTGCCGAAACAATGGCTACGCCATTTCCACTCCTTCCAGTGAACAGTTTGCCGCCGATGGTATTGCCCCCCGGGCACTGGGTTATCGCATGCACGCGATACGCGTTGATGGTAATGATCTGCTGGCTGTGTATCAGGCGATGAAAGAGGCCCGCGAGCTGGCCGTCGAGCGAAACGAACCGGTTTTGGTAGAGGCTATGAGCTATCGTCTGGCTGCTCATTCTTCCTCCGATGATCCGTCGGGTTACCGTTCCAAGAAAGAGGAGGCCAAGTGGCGCGAGAAAGACCCATTGATACGTTTTCGTAACTGGTTGCAGAAGCAGCAATGGTGGGACGAG of Aestuariirhabdus haliotis contains these proteins:
- a CDS encoding GGDEF domain-containing protein; translation: MPPIYESSQDSTLKLCRRLFWVLIIFTALVEFILAMVINHDGDRSESLIVEIIDTSLLVFVVIGGFWWLHHRHLKQYVPAPNYLVIGATIFVFDMVLESFYEWLGSEMSVLALAVSEAALASLIAGIYYQYYVLLPAQRKFKPHHVFTTAHVDTVAILCVNALLLIVAGQVDLLEMVFDYVQEHEDYELDEIIPMFFFLSISLAIFSARRMAEASVLVKRLKLVSNIDHLTGLMNRRAFDNALEMEYARAKRLGSELSLVIFDIDNFKSINDNLGHSTGDLCLIEFAQILKDTVRNTDMTARWGGEEFIILCPGDNLEQAEHFADRLLRVIRTHKFSIKQTVTVSIGLTELRKEDSVNSLISRADDLLYAAKSAGKDQAMIG
- a CDS encoding thiamine pyrophosphate-dependent dehydrogenase E1 component subunit alpha, with translation MSTVNRDRVVHRPEFVRGDELQIPTYKVIKQDGSPYKGAEIPKLEQAKALKIYKAMVRTRVLDERMLAAQRQGRLSFYMQSTGEEATTVGFAAALEDDDMIMAQYREQGALVYRGFSLEEFMNQLFSNELDYGKGRQMPIHYGSSDLHYMTISSPLATQIPQATGYAYGQKLAGDKRCTVTVFGEGAASEGDFHAALNMAAVLKVPVIFLCRNNGYAISTPSSEQFAADGIAPRALGYRMHAIRVDGNDLLAVYQAMKEARELAVERNEPVLVEAMSYRLAAHSSSDDPSGYRSKKEEAKWREKDPLIRFRNWLQKQQWWDEKQEKTLLDNEREQVLKTMKAAEPLDVCKLDELITDVYDEPPALLKQQLEDLKVHIRKYPEAYPKTSGRLDHD